In Quercus robur chromosome 10, dhQueRobu3.1, whole genome shotgun sequence, a genomic segment contains:
- the LOC126702878 gene encoding mitochondrial import inner membrane translocase subunit TIM8, protein MDPSQVQSAEFAQFLAQEEQRAKVGEMVIKITNVCWDKCITGTPGSKFSSSESSCLSNCARRYMDMSLLIVKRVQNMQ, encoded by the exons atggATCCTTCACAAGTCCAATCTGCTGAATTTGCTCAATTTCTCgct CAAGAAGAGCAAAGAGCCAAGGTTGGTGAGATGGTGATAAAGATCACAAATGTCTGCTGGGACAAATGCATCACTGGTACACCAGGGAGCAAGTTCAGTTCCAGTGAATCTAGTTGCCTTTCAAACTGTGCTCGGCGTTATATGGATATGAGCCTCCTTATTGTGAAACGCGTCCAGAACATGCAGTGA